The following proteins come from a genomic window of Maniola hyperantus chromosome 8, iAphHyp1.2, whole genome shotgun sequence:
- the Ndg gene encoding nidogen: MWTLGVVLVLFLAGHCTAVTRDQFYPNGPGLDQRLPRGADVSSPEIPLKVPIVFFGETYESIYVNNYGVLSFRSDIPSFLNAEFPLPYPSIAAFYSNIDTTETGTVYYRESNESYVLLKAEESVQNNFHEYYDFKPTSVFIASWLEVTYSSKQRYDRKNTFQIAVISNGTESFVELLYPEREIQWIQRETAPGELPDAKAQAGFVAEDGRIFTLRGSGSHQIRNIISWSNTQEPGKYVFRVGNIPKDGLVAVPDQYDQYEVEVAEESKTCAQSGPSVCHLQARCVDYQAGICCQCSEGFYGNGKTCIKNDLPIRVHGKLNGVINNENLNDVDIQAYVVVADGRSYTALSQAPTRLGGSLQLLNLLGGVIGWLFAKPSGSALNGYQLTGGIFNHTADIFFPASGDRITITQEYFGQDVFDQISLDTDIRGTLPHISPGSRLEVSEYEEQYNIVEPGVINSASERTFSDRNTGQKYVERVSQTFSYNPCKFAPPSEEPPLTLKVIKNYLGYEPRENIVRYGTSNKIQVIGGEDPCIEGQKSCGVHSTCVAQGDSFNCVCQSGFTSIYYSEITVCVDVDECAAGTHNCDTNADCYNHDGGFECRCRNGYEGNGISCNPESRCRNKVCDPNAQCIDNPAEEAICLCNPGYTGNGERCFDTTCSNCSPYAFCGFSEVTRSRQCQCNPGYIGDGYYCAYAYSSTTENFIDTTTVLYVTDISEQAPLQSTTPVSSDNEYNEDYVLPNCDAFGCVCPPGYSSFKHRDNDLCRIDIYNGDNNEEKKDNSIKCRSDTDCPPNAMCSFSPETYLSNDQEQGQCVCPEGYEGDAYECIERSGPSCSCGPSAHCVDTAAGELICVCDFGYHGDGYVCRPNFSCTNNSDCEYNAECRPDPNTTEYVCQCIEGYIKDQSDACILDAQLCNGAACAEHASCLYDEIIQVSYCHCDEGYEGDGILSCVPRQKTCDLTNDCGANAICAPQEGSYRCVCLDGFNGDGYTCNPEISCKTNINLCDIHASCMKTMDGYECKCNNGYTGDGGYCVLNPRETGNFLVASDGASVYRVPFTVTPREFATPLNSAIYQIAVGIDVDCLAGNIYWGDVGASSIKRTSYDGSLFEEFLSNGVQSPEGVAIDWEARNIFWTDSKKLTIEVINIDTKLRKVLFEKDGLLNPRGIAVHPGLGKIFWSDWNRSGPKIEWANMDGSQRGVFLDQSDVKLPNSLAIDWARDRLCYSDAGLLIIKCVDIRTNEREIIAENCSYPFGLAISGDTFYWTDWKTRKIEYVNYMTQQKGQVPVATASRRLYGVSVAPDRCPNMQNVCGLRSGNCGSDQLCLPNGQGSRTCVNGD; encoded by the exons GTCAACAATTACGGAGTGCTATCATTCAGGTCTGACATCCCTTCTTTCCTCAACGCGGAGTTCCCTCTCCCCTACCCTTCGATAGCGGCCTTCTATTCCAACATCGACACTACAGAGACAGGCACGGTGTATTACCGGGAATCCAACGAGTCCTATGTCCTCCTTAAAGCAGAGGAAAGCGTACAGAACAACTTCCACGAATACTACGATTTCAAGCCGACCAGCGTCTTCATAGCTAGCTGGTTAGAAGTAACGTACTCTAGCAAACAACGCTATGACAGAAAAAACACTTTCCAAATTGCCGTAATAAGCAATGGCACAGAAAGTTTTGTGGAGTTGCTGTATCCTGAGAGGGAGATCCAGTGGATTCAGAGGGAGACAGCACCAGGAGAGCTGCCCGATGCGAAAGCCCAGGCTGGCTTTGTCGCGGAAGATGGCCGCATCTTCACTCTTAGAGGCTCTGGCAGTCACCAAATTAGAAATATCATCTC ATGGTCAAATACCCAAGAACCCGGAAAATATGTGTTTCGTGTGGGAAACATACCAAAAGACGGCCTCGTAGCAGTTCCCGATCAGTATGATCAATACGAAGTTGAAGTAGCAGAAGAATCTAAAACCTGTGCTCAGAGCGGTCCCAGCGTGTGCCATCTGCAAGCGAGATGCGTCGACTACCAAGCAGGCATCTGCTGCCAGTGCAGCGAGGGCTTTTATGGAAATGGAAAAACTTGCATCAAAAACGACCTCCCAATAAGAGTGCACGGAAAACTTAACGGAGTGATTAACAATGAGAACTTAAACGACGTCGACATTCAAGCCTATGTGGTCGTCGCCGATGGAAGGTCATACACAGCTCTATCCCAAGCTCCAACTCGCTTAGGAGGCAGCTTGCAACTTTTAAATCTCCTAGGCGGAGTGATAGGCTGGCTGTTCGCAAAACCATCCGGTTCCGCACTAAATGGCTACCAACTAACAGGAGGAATCTTCAATCACACTGCAGATATTTTTTTCCCTGCATCTGGTGACAGAATTACCATTACTCAAGAATACTTTGGTCAAGATGTATTCGACCAGATATCTTTGGATACAGATATACGCGGAACCCTGCCACATATAAGCCCTGGCTCCAGACTTGAAGTATCTGAATATGAAGAGCAGTACAATATTGTTGAACCGGGTGTAATAAACAGCGCGTCGGAGCGGACATTCTCTGATAGAAATACAGGTCAAAAGTATGTAGAGAGGGTTTCACAAACGTTCTCGTATAATCCGTGCAAATTCGCTCCACCATCAGAAGAGCCTCCACTGACGTTgaaagttattaaaaattatttgggCTACGAACCGAGAGAAAACATTGTCAGATATGGCACCAGTAACAAGATTCAAGTGATCGGAGGAGAAGATCCTTGTATAGAAGGTCAAAAGTCTTGTGGAGTCCACAGCACATGTGTAGCACAAGGGGATTCGTTCAATTGTGTTTGTCAGTCGGGTTTCACCAGTATTTACTATTCAGAAATAACCGTTTGTGTGGATGTTGACGAGTGCGCTGCTGGAACACACAATTGTGATACCAACGCCGATTGTTATAATCACGACGGCGGTTTTGAATGCAGATGTCGAAATGGATATGAAGGAAACGGAATTAGTTGCAATCCAGAGTCTCGCTGTAGAAACAAGGTTTGTGACCCTAATGCGCAATGTATAGATAATCCTGCAGAAGAAGCTATATGTCTATGCAATCCTGGTTACACTGGAAACGGGGAAAGATGTTTCGATACCACATGCAGCAACTGTTCGCCGTACGCTTTCTGTGGATTTTCTGAAGTCACTAGAAGTCGCCAATGCCAATGTAACCCTGGCTATATTGGTGATGGTTACTACTGTGCTTATGCATATTCATCCACCACCGAAAATTTCATCGATACAACCACAGTACTATATGTTACTGATATATCTGAACAAGCTCCTTTACAATCGACTACCCCTGTATCATCTGACAACGAATATAATGAAGATTATGTTCTACCAAATTGTGACGCCTTCGGTTGTGTGTGCCCTCCTGGGTATTCAAGTTTCAAACATAGAGATAACGACTTGTGCCGCATCGATATTTACAACGGTGATAATAATGAGGAAAAGAAAGACAATTCAA TTAAGTGCAGGAGCGACACAGATTGTCCACCGAATGCAATGTGCTCATTCTCACCGGAAACATATTTATCCAATGATCAGGAACAAGGCCAGTGCGTATGCCCCGAAGGCTACGAGGGTGACGCCTACGAGTGTATAGAACGTTCAGGGCCTAGTTGTAGTTGTGGTCCCAGCGCACATTGCGTTGACACGGCCGCGGGCGAACTAATATGCGTGTGTGATTTTGGTTACCACGGTGACGGATACGTTTGCAGGCCGAACTTCAGCTGCACGAATAATTCTGACTGTGAATATAACGCCGAATGTAGACCAGATCCGAATACGACGGAGTATGTGTGTCAATGCATCGAGGGTTACATCAAAGACCAAAGCGATGCGTGTATTCTTGATGCGCAACTGTGCAATGGAGCCGCATGTGCTGAGCATGCGTCCTGCTTATACGACGAGATTATCCAAGTGAGTTATTGCCACTGTGACGAAGGCTACGAGGGAGATGGTATTTTGAGTTGCGTACCACGACAAAAGACCTGCGACCTCACTAACGACTGCGGCGCTAATGCAATCTGTGCCCCGCAAGAGGGCTCCTACCGCTGCGTTTGTCTCGACGGTTTCAATGGAGACGGTTATACTTGTAACCCAGAAATTAGCTGCAAGACTAATATCAATCTATGCGATATCCATGCCTCTTGTATGAAGACAATGGATGGATACGAATGTAAATGTAACAATGGGTACACTGGTGATGGAGGCTATTGCGTCCTCAATCCGAGGGAAACTGGTAACTTCCTCGTGGCGAGTGACGGAGCATCCGTGTATCGAGTCCCCTTCACAGTGACACCGAGAGAGTTTGCCACTCCTTTGAACAGTGCAATTTATCAGATTGCAGTAGGAATAGACGTAGATTGTCTAGCAGGAAATATTTATTGGGGAGACGTGGGCGCTAGTTCCATTAAACGGACGTCATACGATGGTTCTCTATTTGAAGAATTTTTGTCAAATG GTGTCCAATCGCCAGAGGGAGTAGCCATTGACTGGGAGGCAAGAAACATATTTTGGACAGACTCTAAAAAGTTAACAATCGAAGTTATTAACATAGATACAAAATTGAGAAAGGTATTGTTTGAGAAAGATGGTCTGTTGAATCCTCGTGGAATCGCAGTACATCCTGGATTAGG GAAAATTTTCTGGTCAGACTGGAATCGCTCTGGGCCAAAGATTGAATGGGCAAACATGGACGGCTCCCAGAGGGGCGTGTTCCTTGACCAGTCGGATGTCAAATTGCCCAACTCGTTGGCCATCGATTGGGCGAGAGATAGACTCTGCTACAGTGACGCTGGACTCCTTATCATCAAATGCGTTGACATACGAACTAATGAGAGAGAAATCATCGCTGAAAATTGTTCGTATCCGTTCGGTCTTGCCATCAGCGGGGACACAttctactggacagattggaaAAC GCGAAAGATCGAGTACGTGAACTATATGACCCAACAAAAGGGTCAAGTGCCTGTAGCAACTGCATCGAGGAGGCTGTATGGGGTCTCCGTGGCCCCTGACAGGTGCCCCAACATGCAGAACGTGTGCGGACTCAGGAGCGGGAACTGCGGCTCTGACCAGCTCTGCTTGCCGAACGGCCAGGGAAGTAGGACGTGCGTCAATGGGGATTAG
- the LOC117984181 gene encoding transmembrane protein 50A: protein MSCFENVTMPNCVWFESGEKRNIYASIFAGLLFFAGWWFIIDAASVYPGELPNAAHVCGVMATLSLLMVNSVSNAQVRGETYTGGCMGPRGSRLWLFLGFVVGFASLIAACWILFANYVSAGSTKHTWPGVSLFMQNAFIFAGSLVFKFGRSEDVWG from the exons ATGAGCTGTTTCGAAAACGTTACGATGCCGAATTGTGTGTGGTTCGAGAGTGGAGAGAAGCGCAACATCTACGCGTCAATATTCGCTGGCCTTTTG TTCTTTGCCGGGTGGTGGTTTATCATTGATGCAGCATCAGTGTACCCGGGAGAGCTGCCCAACGCAGCTCATGTGTGTGGTGTGATGGCCACACTGTCTCTACTCATGGTCAATTCTGTTTCCAATGCTCAA GTCCGTGGAGAGACGTACACGGGAGGTTGCATGGGCCCGCGCGGCTCCCGGCTCTGGCTGTTCCTGGGCTTCGTAGTGGGATTCGCCTCACTCATCGCAGCTTGCTGGATTCTGTTCGCTAACTATGTTAGTGCAG GTAGCACCAAGCACACGTGGCCGGGTGTGAGTCTGTTCATGCAAAATGCGTTCATATTCGCGGGGTCTCTAGTGTTCAAATTCGGCCGCTCCGAGGATGTTTGGGGCTAG